From Chryseobacterium joostei, the proteins below share one genomic window:
- a CDS encoding serine hydrolase domain-containing protein has translation MKLSVLGISLLLLTSSCTINNTNNSQSSSSLSTIDSIAINNHFNGVILVAKDSTIQYEKAFGYSDIDNKTKLKTKDQFYIGSISKQITAVLILREYEKGNLQLTDKLDKYFPEIKQPWAKQVTIHHLLTHTHGILEIDKPLEFEVGTQFHYSQIGFGLLGQILEKISHKSFEKIATELFTQYGLKNTFHPDNKKYNNLVKGYEEDENGKLIYATGNPVKYIAGGGFISNAEDVLKWYRLLYSGKLVKTTTLDMMKTRYATRNHPVFDKIEYGYGLLFLDGEQNTQIGAFGYAPGFPSAAYYYPKTHINLIVLENIGYNLDDFKKTFKTHTDLMKFIKKEK, from the coding sequence ATGAAATTAAGTGTTTTAGGAATATCCTTATTACTGCTAACTTCTTCATGCACAATTAACAATACAAACAATAGTCAATCTTCCTCTTCATTATCAACAATCGATAGTATAGCGATAAATAATCATTTCAATGGAGTGATATTAGTAGCAAAAGATTCAACTATTCAGTATGAAAAAGCATTTGGATATTCTGATATTGATAACAAAACAAAATTAAAAACAAAAGATCAGTTTTATATTGGATCTATCAGTAAGCAAATTACTGCTGTTTTAATTCTTAGAGAATATGAAAAGGGAAATTTACAGTTAACTGATAAACTTGATAAGTATTTCCCTGAAATTAAGCAACCTTGGGCCAAGCAGGTCACTATTCATCATTTGCTTACCCATACCCATGGGATTTTAGAAATTGACAAGCCTCTCGAATTCGAAGTGGGAACCCAATTTCATTACTCTCAAATAGGATTCGGGCTATTAGGCCAAATACTTGAAAAAATAAGCCATAAATCTTTTGAAAAAATAGCAACAGAACTATTTACTCAATATGGACTGAAAAATACTTTTCATCCTGATAATAAAAAATACAATAATCTCGTAAAGGGATATGAAGAGGATGAAAATGGTAAGCTTATCTATGCTACAGGTAATCCTGTAAAATATATAGCTGGCGGTGGCTTCATATCGAATGCTGAAGATGTTCTGAAATGGTATCGGTTATTATATTCAGGGAAGCTTGTAAAGACCACTACTTTGGATATGATGAAAACACGATACGCCACCAGAAATCATCCTGTTTTTGACAAAATAGAATATGGATATGGATTATTATTTCTAGACGGTGAACAAAATACTCAGATAGGGGCATTTGGGTATGCTCCGGGTTTTCCTTCGGCAGCCTATTACTATCCTAAGACCCATATAAATTTAATAGTTCTAGAAAATATAGGATATAATTTGGATGATTTCAAAAAAACGTTTAAAACCCACACAGACTTAATGAAATTTATTAAAAAAGAGAAATAA
- a CDS encoding helix-turn-helix domain-containing protein, with protein MTATKIEKIEQYKRELIQYYNVLMWIILAVFALIFTFIIPDKMMSWYLYGGLFLLIYTYLIVHKSYSVNVLVHSYIITATLYNFYVMLAFWNNSVASFVWLIPIPLAAYVFFSRKYVFIYGLFVLFNIAAGFIISKNFTFNFQKHSPEDVRLTDIVLVTSNVAVVSLLIYFNDKIRRVEIYHEIQEEKLYPEIQSGTTTEKIPFFAEELFEKIESVMNEKQLYKDVNFNISKLSIEMDINSSYISKSIRYKGYPNFNNYLNMHRIECVKKLLSENDIEKITLVYIYTEAGFSNQSTFNRVFKQMEGITPSEYINNM; from the coding sequence ATGACCGCTACAAAAATTGAAAAAATTGAACAATACAAAAGAGAGCTGATTCAATACTATAATGTTCTGATGTGGATCATCCTTGCTGTCTTCGCTTTGATATTTACATTTATCATTCCTGATAAAATGATGTCTTGGTATCTTTATGGAGGACTTTTTTTACTGATTTACACTTATTTGATTGTTCACAAAAGCTACTCGGTGAACGTATTGGTTCACTCCTACATTATTACTGCTACACTCTACAATTTTTATGTTATGCTTGCCTTTTGGAATAATTCTGTAGCAAGTTTTGTATGGCTTATTCCTATTCCGTTGGCTGCATATGTCTTTTTTTCCAGAAAATATGTCTTTATTTATGGGCTATTTGTGTTATTCAACATAGCTGCGGGATTTATTATTTCAAAAAACTTCACTTTTAATTTTCAAAAACATAGTCCGGAAGATGTAAGATTAACAGATATTGTTCTCGTTACATCCAATGTAGCAGTAGTTTCGCTTCTCATCTACTTTAATGATAAAATAAGAAGGGTTGAGATTTATCATGAAATTCAAGAGGAAAAATTATATCCGGAAATACAGTCGGGGACTACAACAGAAAAAATTCCATTTTTTGCAGAAGAGTTATTTGAAAAAATAGAATCTGTAATGAATGAAAAACAGCTGTACAAGGACGTTAATTTTAATATTTCCAAGCTTTCTATAGAAATGGATATCAATAGCAGTTATATATCCAAATCGATTCGATATAAAGGATATCCCAATTTTAATAACTACCTGAATATGCACAGAATTGAATGTGTAAAAAAACTGCTTAGCGAAAATGATATTGAAAAGATAACTCTTGTGTATATTTATACAGAAGCAGGTTTTTCCAATCAATCAACATTTAACCGTGTATTTAAGCAGATGGAAGGGATCACTCCATCAGAATACATCAATAATATGTAG
- a CDS encoding SMI1/KNR4 family protein — translation MYEKEVHPEMENEMDRDTFKHKPAKVNLEQKGTTTELLSLISEHDKIWKPIDAAITDNDIEKLESDLKITFPDSYKEYLRYKHFYTIFLYNDIRLYPKPIGEWNQILKENNENMKEVLLDQGYLGIGDFSDYGEVCFDFNASMDNPPIVMVDYETGEAERLANNFTALLEKIMTKSEPMVTELKTWEKKMYGVS, via the coding sequence ATGTATGAAAAAGAAGTTCACCCTGAAATGGAAAATGAGATGGACAGGGATACTTTCAAACACAAACCAGCAAAAGTAAATCTGGAACAAAAAGGCACAACCACGGAGCTATTAAGTTTGATTTCTGAGCATGATAAGATCTGGAAACCAATAGATGCAGCCATTACTGATAATGATATCGAAAAACTAGAGTCTGATCTGAAAATTACTTTCCCGGATTCTTACAAAGAATACTTAAGATATAAACATTTTTATACAATTTTTCTGTACAATGATATCAGGCTTTATCCCAAGCCTATCGGGGAATGGAACCAAATCTTAAAAGAAAATAATGAAAACATGAAAGAGGTTCTCTTGGATCAGGGATATCTTGGGATTGGGGACTTTTCTGATTATGGAGAAGTATGTTTTGACTTTAATGCGTCTATGGACAATCCTCCCATTGTGATGGTAGATTACGAAACAGGTGAAGCAGAAAGGCTAGCCAATAATTTTACGGCCTTACTTGAAAAAATTATGACAAAATCTGAACCCATGGTAACTGAATTGAAAACTTGGGAAAAGAAAATGTATGGAGTATCATAG
- a CDS encoding winged helix-turn-helix domain-containing protein: MDIEKGAISQLQLATLESQGLLRNSSFGTGKSAVLKALEHLGYIQIDTLSIVERAHHHTLWTRVPDYQPSYLEKLVEERNVFEYWFHAASYLPMKDFRYALPQMLNVQQNQSHYYNADPKVMQHVLDVIRNEGPKKARDFENESKKTGSWWSWKPTKLALERLFMQGDLMISKRKGMEKTYDLRERVLPAHIDVTEPTPFEFAEYLVKTYLRAYGFTTLKQITHLKTGGILKKDINEVLQSMLQEKTIQQMDFDGIAPIFVQSDLLERVFDAPPRVQLLSPFDNSVIHRDRIQQIFNFDFRLECYVPKEKRQYGYFCLPILFGNTFIGRVDCKAHRKTKQFELIHLHIENISIVTELWLASFIESVKQFASFNGCTTLLLTKVSPAKFTGIIKKALNKRA; the protein is encoded by the coding sequence ATGGATATAGAAAAGGGAGCAATATCACAATTACAACTTGCCACACTAGAAAGCCAGGGATTACTAAGGAATTCTTCATTTGGAACAGGAAAAAGTGCTGTACTGAAAGCTTTGGAGCATCTTGGCTATATACAAATTGATACCTTATCAATTGTTGAACGTGCTCATCACCATACCCTTTGGACAAGGGTTCCCGACTATCAGCCAAGCTACCTGGAAAAGCTGGTAGAAGAACGTAACGTATTTGAATATTGGTTTCACGCTGCCTCCTATCTTCCTATGAAAGATTTCCGTTATGCCTTACCTCAAATGCTCAATGTTCAACAAAATCAATCTCATTATTATAATGCAGATCCAAAAGTGATGCAACATGTGCTTGATGTCATTCGGAATGAGGGTCCTAAAAAGGCAAGGGATTTTGAAAATGAGAGTAAAAAAACAGGAAGCTGGTGGAGTTGGAAACCTACTAAACTGGCTCTTGAAAGGCTGTTTATGCAAGGAGATTTAATGATTTCTAAACGTAAGGGTATGGAAAAAACGTATGACCTCCGCGAAAGAGTTCTGCCAGCTCATATTGATGTAACGGAACCTACTCCATTTGAGTTTGCTGAATATCTGGTAAAAACATACCTCCGTGCCTATGGTTTTACAACGTTGAAGCAAATAACCCACCTAAAAACGGGAGGAATCTTAAAAAAAGATATCAACGAGGTTTTACAATCAATGCTTCAGGAAAAGACCATACAACAGATGGATTTTGATGGGATTGCTCCTATTTTTGTACAAAGTGATTTACTGGAAAGAGTGTTTGATGCACCTCCACGTGTTCAGCTTTTATCTCCTTTTGATAATTCTGTTATTCACCGTGACCGCATTCAGCAGATCTTCAACTTTGATTTCCGTCTCGAATGCTATGTTCCCAAGGAAAAGAGACAGTATGGTTATTTTTGCCTGCCTATTCTATTTGGAAATACATTTATTGGCAGAGTTGACTGTAAGGCACACCGAAAAACCAAGCAGTTTGAGCTTATTCATCTGCATATTGAAAATATAAGTATAGTCACCGAATTGTGGCTGGCATCCTTTATAGAGTCAGTAAAACAGTTTGCCAGTTTTAATGGTTGCACTACTCTACTTCTAACAAAAGTAAGCCCTGCAAAATTTACCGGAATAATTAAAAAAGCTCTAAATAAACGAGCCTAA
- a CDS encoding response regulator transcription factor — translation MNERILIADDHYVVRAGTALVLESAFPSLNIDFAENYEQVKKMLETQQYDLLILDIDMPGTQYKKMISELKDIQKNIKILVFSGYDKDVAIQYIREGAEGYLNKQSSEEEIKNAVKTVLEKGYFYPAELIGLIIQNKRDNPAEKLSSREYEIFKLLADGNGNLEIANRLNIQMSTVSTYKKRIFQKLDVGNIAELIKVYEMMH, via the coding sequence ATGAATGAAAGAATTTTAATTGCTGATGATCATTATGTAGTCAGAGCAGGAACAGCACTGGTTTTGGAGTCTGCTTTTCCTAGCCTGAATATAGACTTCGCAGAGAACTATGAACAGGTAAAAAAGATGTTGGAAACCCAGCAATATGATCTGCTTATTTTAGATATTGATATGCCCGGAACTCAATATAAAAAAATGATTTCTGAACTTAAAGACATCCAGAAAAATATAAAAATCCTTGTATTTTCCGGATATGATAAAGATGTTGCCATACAATATATCAGAGAAGGGGCTGAGGGGTACTTGAATAAGCAAAGCAGTGAAGAAGAAATCAAAAATGCTGTAAAAACAGTTCTTGAAAAAGGGTATTTCTATCCTGCTGAATTAATTGGGCTTATCATCCAGAATAAAAGAGATAATCCCGCTGAAAAACTTTCTTCCCGCGAATATGAGATTTTTAAACTCTTGGCAGATGGAAATGGAAATCTGGAAATTGCCAACCGACTAAACATTCAAATGTCTACCGTAAGTACCTACAAAAAGAGGATATTCCAAAAACTTGATGTAGGAAATATTGCAGAGCTGATTAAAGTGTATGAAATGATGCATTAA
- a CDS encoding MFS transporter, with amino-acid sequence MNLFEKADQGSQRFRFIKLCIFFSGLSVFAQLYLFQPMLPMAAEHFKVSVGDTSLLVSSSTIGMALGLLFFAFKADSYSRKELMAFSLISSALLTIISTWIPSLSLLIAIGIFKGFVVSGVSAVALAYLTEEVNAAVIGAAISMYLSGNTIGGMSGRILATLIAGEFGWRNAVLVIGIESLILGIIFWKLFPESKFFNPQKTDYHLKMKQMKFFLTNPYMLRLYFIAALVMGVFVSVYNYLTFRLEAAPFSLSHFIIAFIFLMYVFGVFGTMIVGRLSKRFPANNILKASILFMIVGALLLLSENLYILIFGLALFTLSFFASHTMASQMTALYAKRGKSSATSIYWLFYYFGSSILGSGTGYLLHSYSWNVFIAFLIFSIVIALLLATANKSSKEKKIH; translated from the coding sequence ATGAATCTATTTGAAAAAGCTGATCAAGGAAGCCAACGTTTCCGATTTATAAAACTTTGTATTTTCTTTTCCGGACTTTCTGTATTTGCACAGCTTTATCTTTTTCAGCCAATGCTACCCATGGCTGCAGAACACTTCAAAGTATCTGTGGGTGATACTTCCCTGCTTGTATCATCCTCTACCATAGGAATGGCACTAGGCCTATTATTTTTTGCCTTTAAAGCCGATAGCTATTCCAGAAAAGAACTGATGGCTTTCTCCCTGATATCTTCGGCTTTACTTACCATCATTTCAACCTGGATTCCAAGCCTTAGTCTTCTGATTGCCATCGGAATCTTCAAAGGATTTGTTGTCTCAGGAGTTTCAGCGGTTGCCCTCGCCTATCTTACCGAGGAAGTAAATGCTGCTGTAATAGGTGCAGCCATTAGCATGTATCTGAGCGGGAATACCATTGGTGGGATGAGTGGAAGAATATTGGCAACCCTTATAGCCGGAGAATTTGGATGGCGCAATGCTGTTTTAGTGATTGGAATAGAAAGCTTGATCCTGGGCATTATATTTTGGAAACTATTTCCGGAATCAAAATTTTTCAACCCTCAGAAAACAGATTATCATCTCAAGATGAAGCAGATGAAGTTTTTTCTGACCAATCCTTATATGCTTCGTTTATACTTCATTGCTGCTTTGGTAATGGGTGTTTTCGTAAGTGTATACAATTATCTGACTTTCAGATTAGAGGCTGCTCCTTTTTCCCTGAGTCATTTTATCATCGCATTTATATTCCTGATGTACGTTTTTGGGGTCTTTGGAACTATGATTGTTGGCCGTCTATCCAAAAGGTTTCCTGCCAATAATATTTTAAAGGCTTCCATCCTGTTTATGATTGTAGGAGCATTGTTGCTTCTATCAGAAAATCTTTATATTCTCATTTTTGGACTTGCTCTTTTTACGCTTTCCTTTTTTGCCTCTCATACTATGGCCAGCCAAATGACTGCACTCTATGCAAAGCGAGGAAAGTCTTCTGCTACTTCTATTTATTGGTTGTTCTATTATTTCGGATCAAGTATTTTAGGAAGCGGTACCGGATATCTTCTCCACTCCTATTCCTGGAATGTCTTTATAGCATTTCTTATCTTTTCTATTGTGATTGCTCTTCTTTTGGCCACTGCCAATAAGTCTTCAAAGGAGAAAAAAATTCACTGA
- a CDS encoding cold-shock protein yields MQEGTVKFFNEAKGFGFISPIDGSKDIFVHSSGLNTSSIRENDKVVFDVQKSDKGLNAVNVKLA; encoded by the coding sequence ATGCAAGAAGGAACAGTAAAATTCTTCAATGAAGCAAAAGGCTTCGGATTTATTTCTCCAATAGACGGGAGTAAAGACATATTTGTACATTCTTCAGGATTAAACACAAGTTCAATCCGTGAAAATGATAAAGTAGTTTTTGATGTACAAAAAAGCGATAAAGGTTTAAATGCTGTTAATGTAAAGTTAGCATAA
- a CDS encoding beta-1,6-N-acetylglucosaminyltransferase — protein sequence MQTSLPITDPSPCTLESHAVPHIKIAYFIMVHHKPEAFKAMFQKIYTRDQFYLIHIDRKSNPKFTEEIQLYIVQFPNAYILESLNIVSGGFSMIQAELNAMEFLLNVNQGWDYFINLSGEDYPLKSQSIIRKFLTANKGRNYLFYYDQEFYRPDTLQRIQNHFTELAYMVSSFIYKRDFMKGVIPYIGGKWFMFTKETCMFLTNNKRVMDFEDYYLHTFLPAESFFQTVLMNTSFNDIIVNDDKRAIFGKSFFQNKQSILTYIESLKSSNQLFIRKVNKKTDENILNYIEDSFLFPLPEIDEIERELKRNDRQNN from the coding sequence ATGCAAACATCTTTACCCATAACAGATCCTTCCCCCTGTACTTTAGAATCTCATGCTGTACCCCATATCAAAATTGCTTATTTTATTATGGTACATCATAAACCTGAGGCATTTAAAGCCATGTTTCAGAAAATCTACACAAGGGATCAGTTTTATCTTATTCACATTGACAGAAAGTCGAATCCAAAATTCACGGAAGAGATCCAATTGTATATTGTTCAATTTCCCAATGCTTATATTTTAGAGAGCCTGAATATTGTATCGGGTGGCTTCAGTATGATTCAGGCGGAACTTAATGCTATGGAATTTCTTTTGAATGTAAACCAAGGGTGGGATTATTTTATTAACCTAAGTGGTGAAGACTATCCCCTTAAATCCCAAAGTATCATTCGTAAATTTCTTACGGCCAATAAGGGTCGGAATTATCTCTTTTATTATGACCAGGAGTTTTACAGGCCCGACACACTGCAGAGAATACAGAATCATTTTACGGAATTAGCCTACATGGTTTCTTCATTCATTTATAAAAGAGATTTTATGAAAGGGGTAATACCTTACATCGGAGGGAAATGGTTTATGTTTACAAAAGAAACCTGCATGTTCTTAACCAACAATAAAAGAGTCATGGATTTTGAAGATTACTACCTTCATACTTTTTTACCAGCCGAATCGTTTTTCCAAACTGTTCTTATGAATACCTCATTCAATGATATTATCGTTAATGATGATAAAAGAGCAATCTTTGGGAAATCATTTTTCCAAAATAAACAGAGTATACTTACCTATATCGAGTCTTTGAAATCCAGCAACCAACTTTTTATCAGAAAAGTAAATAAAAAAACAGATGAAAATATCCTGAACTACATTGAAGACAGCTTTCTCTTTCCTTTACCCGAAATTGATGAAATTGAAAGAGAATTAAAAAGGAATGATCGTCAAAATAATTGA
- a CDS encoding DEAD/DEAH box helicase: MNFKNLNLINPIIRAVTEAGYSKPTEIQEIAIPHILEGKDIIGCAKTGSGKTAAFAMPILQLLKRHTPEHKEIRTLILTPTRELAMQIEEDLGIYSKYLPLSQLSIYEGISTGSLLAALRKRVDILVATPGKLLELDNQRHIDLSKIEILVLDEADKMFDLGLVNDIKKILKQTPQKRQALFFSGTMPISLKKFAETTLNNPVNITINPGALTAQAVKQSVYFVQKENKADLLIDILRKKDSIKSLVFTRTKQVANKLVQQLESVGIFAAAIHGNKSQEAKQTALDDFKNSRINVLVATDTAAKGMDIEDFPYVVNYELPNVPETYVHRIGKTGRSGTERTAISFCDTEECLDLKNIQQLIGFTMPVSLFQK, encoded by the coding sequence ATGAATTTTAAAAATTTAAATCTAATCAATCCAATTATCCGTGCTGTTACAGAAGCTGGATATTCCAAACCTACGGAAATACAAGAAATTGCAATTCCGCATATTTTGGAAGGAAAAGATATAATTGGATGTGCTAAAACCGGTTCCGGAAAAACAGCCGCGTTTGCAATGCCAATTCTACAGTTACTTAAAAGACACACTCCCGAACATAAAGAAATAAGAACTTTAATACTTACCCCAACCCGGGAACTGGCTATGCAGATAGAAGAAGACTTGGGAATTTATAGTAAGTACTTACCTTTATCCCAACTTTCTATTTATGAGGGTATTTCAACGGGAAGCTTACTTGCTGCACTAAGAAAAAGAGTAGATATTCTTGTAGCAACTCCCGGAAAACTTTTGGAGTTGGATAATCAAAGACATATTGATCTTTCTAAAATTGAGATACTTGTTTTGGATGAAGCAGATAAGATGTTTGATCTTGGTTTGGTAAATGATATAAAAAAGATTTTAAAACAGACTCCTCAGAAAAGACAAGCATTATTCTTTTCTGGTACAATGCCGATAAGCTTAAAGAAATTTGCTGAAACAACCCTGAATAATCCTGTAAATATTACAATAAACCCCGGGGCTTTAACAGCTCAAGCAGTTAAACAATCAGTGTATTTTGTACAGAAAGAAAACAAAGCTGACTTACTTATTGATATACTGCGCAAAAAAGATAGCATCAAATCATTGGTTTTTACACGCACGAAGCAGGTTGCCAATAAACTTGTTCAGCAGCTGGAAAGTGTAGGGATTTTTGCAGCAGCTATTCATGGAAACAAATCACAGGAAGCAAAACAGACAGCCCTTGATGATTTTAAAAACAGCAGAATTAATGTGTTGGTTGCTACTGACACAGCCGCAAAAGGAATGGATATTGAGGATTTTCCCTATGTCGTCAATTATGAACTTCCAAATGTTCCGGAAACCTATGTTCACCGAATTGGAAAAACAGGAAGATCCGGTACAGAAAGAACCGCTATTTCGTTTTGTGATACTGAGGAATGCTTAGATCTAAAAAATATTCAACAACTGATAGGGTTTACAATGCCTGTTAGTTTATTTCAAAAATAA